Proteins found in one Anopheles aquasalis chromosome 3, idAnoAquaMG_Q_19, whole genome shotgun sequence genomic segment:
- the LOC126575283 gene encoding BTB/POZ domain-containing protein Tiwaz — MERDRDRERDRNAAAAAAAAAVAAIERDVKPLEPRDLSATRLFTATQIKISTSPTTSPTISNSSSPTPTPPIPASSPAVSSGYHHANHKQITGIPCVAAASKYTAPVHIDVGGTIYTSSLETLTKYPDSRLAKLFNGCIPIVLDSLKQHYFIDRDGGMFRHILNFMRNSKLLVSEDFPDLELLLEEAKYFDIVPMIKQIEHLKKERQRSGNGMPPFGGARSKCKAAVPADTTNHDVVALHISPDLGERILISAERAVLDEVFPETNQAILDARTGAAWNQFDGRQVIRFPLNGYCKLNSIQVLTRLLNAGFSVEASTGGGVETQQFSEYLLIRKCSM, encoded by the exons ATggagcgtgatcgtgatcgagagcGTGATCGCaatgcggccgctgctgccgccgccgctgccgtcgcGGCGATCGAGCGCGATGTGAAGCCGCTGGAACCGCGCGATCTGTCGGCCACGCGGTTGTTCACGGCCACGCAGATAAAGATCAGCACCTCACCGACGACCTCGCCCACCATCTCGAACTCATCGTCACCAACGCCCACACCGCCCATCCCGGCCTCGTCACCGGCCGTCTCGAGTGGCTATCATCACGCCAACCACAAGCAGATCACCGGCATCCCGTGCGTGGCCGCTGCCTCCAAGTATACGGCCCCGGTGCACATCGACGTTGGTGGCACCATCTATACCAGCTCGTTGGAAACACTAACCAA ATATCCAGATTCACGGCTGGCGAAGCTGTTTAACGGCTGCATTCCGATCGTGCTGGACTCGCTCAAGCAACACTACTtcatcgatcgcgatggaGGCATGTTCCGCCATATTCTGAACTTTATGCGCAACTCGAAGCTGCTGGTATCGGAGGACTTTCCCgatctggagctgctgctagaGGAGGCCAAATACTTCGATATTGTTC CTATGATCAAGCAGATCGAGCATCTGAAGAAGGAGCGCCAGCGCAGCGGGAACGGAAtgccaccgttcggtggtgccCGCAGCAAGTGCAAGGCCGCGGTGCCAGCGGACACAACGAACCACGATGTGGTGGCGCTTCACATTTCCCCCGACCTGGGCGAACGTATACTGATCTCGGCCGAGCGGGCCGTGCTGGATGAGGTGTTTCCCGAGACGAATCAAGCGATCCTGGATGCGCGAACCGGTGCGGCCTGGAACCAGTTCGATGGCCGGCAGGTTATACGGTTTCCGCTCAACGGATACTGCAAGTTGAACTCGATCCAGGTCCTGACGCGACTGCTGAATGCTGGCTTCAGCGTTGAGGCGAgcactggcggtggcgtcgaAACGCAGCAGTTCTCCGAGTACTTGCTGATCCGCAAGTGTTCGATGTGA
- the LOC126575273 gene encoding toll-like receptor Tollo produces the protein MRLFSIPLRTILFLVMALVAAKTRAIIYQCDHFEREHYNVRYCALFNVTIAHFAADVDFLSEYPRPHRIEFFQSKLTEVPRTLFSTFPELLEINFDESGVEHLPRYTFEHAKQLQRLTLAGNELTSIGAFVFGGAERLQSLNVSRNRLKELKVQSFSDVFELNEIDLSYNQLESLPTDVFALLTKLKSLFLHHNRLTQLADGTLRNNLLATLDLSYNRLREFDTSRVMTTEPTEVLRLRVNSLQTFTIPLITHLIDLSVNNVSVLLRTQPEQPCNVQHLNVSLNRLTNLVNVTDLSRLTTLDVSFNPLGNLPLTTFLSLPNLIVLNLEATNQTHLEHGLFSQQQRLVWLDLSFNRLEQFELSVLTAATGLQQLYLDGNALTSIDYGQLYELMPVLRHLGLFANHWNCSYLIQLMRYCKRHGISIEPSKPYATVLHLPNVRGIYCQSSPAARLPVFQPIGHSPIDENSLQDLQQQQQQQQQNQSTTVPSVEDKSESSARLLELMQQLNQTTLERIERIDRRATVTVGDVTLHAYSVQIFILLILSAILIINVGFLLWVQHNANARQAVDRMIIFRRQQGDSIETQLHNDF, from the exons ATGCGTTTGTTCAG TATTCCACTGAGGACGATACTGTTCCTGGTAATGGCACTAGTGGCCGCGAAAACCCGGGCCATCATCTACCAGTGTGATCACTTCGAGCGGGAACACTACAACGTACGGTACTGTGCACTGTTCAACGTGACGATCGCCCATTTTGCCGCCGATGTTGACTTCCTGTCCGAGTATCCGCGCCCGCACCGGATCGAGTTTTTCCAGTCGAAGCTCACGGAAGTGCCGCGCACCCTTTTCTCCACCTTTCCCGAGCTGCTGGAGATCAACTTTGACGAGTCGGGCGTAGAGCACCTGCCACGGTATACGTTCGAGCACGCCAAGCAACTGCAGCGACTGACGCTGGCCGGAAACGAGCTGACCAGCATCGGTGCGTTCGTGTTTGGTGGTGCGGAACGGTTGCAATCGTTGAATGTGTCACGGAATCGGCTCAAAGAGCTAAAGGTCCAATCGTTCAGTGATGTGTTTGAGTTGAACGAGATCGATCTCAGTTACAATCAGTTGGAATCGTTGCCGACGGATGTGTTTGCGTTGCTTACGAAGCTCAAGTCACTCTTCCTTCATCACAATCGACTAACGCAGCTTGCCGATGGTACGCTACGGAACAACTTGCTGGCGACACTCGATCTGAGCTACAATCGGTTGCGAGAGTTCGACACAAGCCGCGTGAtgacaaccgaaccgacggaGGTGCTCCGGTTGCGAGTGAATTCGTTGCAAACGTTCACCATACCGTTGATCACGCACTTGATCGATCTGTCGGTAAACAATGTGAGCGTGCTGCTGCGGACACAACCGGAACAACCGTGCAATGTGCAGCATCTAAACGTTTCACTTAACCGGTTGACCAATCTCGTGAACGTCACTGATCTCTCACGGTTGACGACGcttgatgtatcttttaatccCCTCGGTAATCTACCACTGACCACGTTTCTGTCCCTTCCGAACCTGATCGTGCTTAATCTAGAGGCCACCAACCAGACGCACCTCGAGCACGGACTGttttcacagcagcagcgtctcgTGTGGCTCGATCTGTCCTTCAATCGGCTGGAGCAGTTCGAACTGAGTGTGTTGACTGCGGCGACGGGGTTGCAACAGCTGTACCTCGATGGAAACGCACTGACAAGCATCGATTATGGGCAGCTTTATGAGCTGATGCCGGTACTGCGACATCTTGGCCTGTTCGCTAACCACTGGAACTGCTCCTACTTGATCCAGTTGATGCGTTACTGCAAGCGGCATGGTATCAGCATCGAACCCTCGAAACCGTACGCTACCGTGCTGCATTTGCCGAACGTGCGTGGTATTTACTGCCAAAGCTCACCGGCCGCACGGCTGCCTGTGTTTCAACCGATCGGCCACTCGCCGATCGACGAGAATTCTCTGCAGgatctccagcagcagcagcagcagcagcagcaaaaccaatcGACTACCGTACCTTCGGTGGAAGATAAAAGTGAGTCTTCAGCGCGGTTGCTAGAACTGATGCAGCAGCTCAACCAAACAACACTCGAGCGCatcgaacggatcgatcgacggGCGACGGTCACCGTGGGGGATGTCACTCTACATGCCTATAGCGTTCAGATTTTTATCCTGCTTATCCTGTCAGCCATTCTGATTATTAACGTCGGTTTTCTGCTGTGGGTGCAGCACAACGCAAATGCACGTCAGGCGGTCGATCGTATGATCATTTTCCGGCGGCAGCAGGGTGACTCGATCGAAACTCAGCTACACAATGACTTTTGA
- the LOC126575282 gene encoding leucine-rich repeat transmembrane neuronal protein 2-like, giving the protein MSRFGGAVVSVLLYILFCIRLNASANDLTAATSSPKSATCYHAGFAVIYECILKNVHIGETEAITVDYFTDHKRAHDVSHLTFENSTISRLPKALLSAYPKVRVITLKNLQIKSLERGAFDQGGQVKMVDLSSNAIAHLDPDAFNGLPLLRLLSLNENNLTHLPVGLFSSNKRLVSLTMISNHIGRIEDNTFTYSPQHVDFYNNSIEHFDLDQIAQATSIDVSCNRLTEVKISVQVEALVASKNRITRILPRGENKNLKLLLLSHNKLRNISWISMFPELETLDLAYNEIETIVPEYFPPQTKLEKLLLNNNRLMIFDLTTVSLEQLHVLDLSHNLLSSVERNSALFDRLGKLYLHSNGLKTLMLSANNNIQEIQLANNDWDCANLRHLLQVINASAISRRDEACKPDYINVSELCCKEHAA; this is encoded by the exons ATGTCCAGATTTGGAGGCGCTGTAGTCAG TGTGCTGTTATACATTCTATTCTGTATTCGCTTGAATGCGAGTGCCAATGACCTCACCGCGGCTACAAGCAGTCCGAAAAGCGCAACATGTTATCATGCCGGTTTCGCAGTGATCTACGAGtgcattttaaaaaatgtCCACATTGGAGAAACAGAGGCAATTACGGTGGATTACTTTACTGATCACAAACGAGCCCACGATGTATCGCATTTAACGTTTGAAAACTCAACGATCAGCAGACTACCTAAAGCACTGCTTTCAGCATATCCGAAGGTTCGAGTCATCACACTTAAAAATCTGCAGATAAAATCGCTTGAGCGTGGTGCTTTCGATCAAGGCGGACAAGTGAAGATGGTGGATCTGTCTTCGAACGCAATCGCGCACCTTGATCCGGATGCATTCAACGGTCTACCTTTGCTGCGATTACTCAGCCTCAACGAAAACAACCTTACCCATCTGCCGGTAGGTTTGTTTTCGTCCAACAAACGTCTGGTGTCGTTAACAATGATCAGCAACCACATTGGTCGGATCGAGGACAACACATTTACCTACTCCCCGCAACATGTTGATttctacaacaacagcatcgaaCACTTTGACCTCGATCAAATCGCTCAGGCAACCTCGATCGATGTAAGCTGCAACAGGCTCACAGAGGTCAAGATTTCGGTACAGGTAGAGGCACTGGTGGCGTCAAAAAATCGTATCACGCGCATTTTACCGAgaggagaaaacaaaaaccttaaactgctgttgctttcgCATAACAAACTGCGCAATATTTCCTGGATATCGATGTTCCCGGAGTTGGAAACCCTCGATCTAGCGTAcaatgaaattgaaaccatCGTTCCCGAGTACTTTCCACCGCAAACGAAGCtggaaaagctgctgctgaacaatAATCGATTGATGATTTTCGATCTAACAACGGTTTCACTGGAGCAGCTCCATGTGTTGGATCTGTCCCACAACCTGCTATCGTCGGTGGAGCGTAACAGTGCATTATTCGATCGACTGGGCAAGCTTTACCTTCACAGCAACGGTCTCAAGACGCTGATGCTAtctgccaacaacaacatacaGGAAATTCAATTGGCTAATAACGACTGGGACTGTGCGAACCTACGTCATCTGCTCCAAGTAATCAACGCAAGCGCTATCTCGAGACGCGACGAAGCTTGCAAACCGGACTATATAAACGTTAGTGAGTTGTGCTGTAAAGAGCACGCCGCTTGA